In Spirochaetaceae bacterium, the following are encoded in one genomic region:
- a CDS encoding chemotaxis protein CheW, translated as MRSNTKQVVKANDSYQLVTFQLGGENYGINIMDVKEIHSIQPVRPLPHAPKYVEGIFNLRGEVIPIINLHNRFSLKKIEIDEEDDDMLSGFVVLNINKVKVGIMIDRVLRVVTIAKELVQPPPQVISGIGNEFVSGVVKQEDGSYLTILSTRHLFDVNELQRLTR; from the coding sequence ATGCGCTCTAATACCAAACAAGTTGTTAAAGCAAACGATTCCTACCAATTAGTAACCTTTCAGTTAGGGGGCGAAAATTATGGCATTAACATTATGGACGTTAAAGAAATACACTCGATACAACCTGTCCGCCCGTTGCCGCACGCCCCTAAATATGTAGAGGGTATCTTTAATTTGCGGGGTGAAGTTATTCCCATTATCAATTTGCATAACCGTTTTTCCTTAAAGAAAATAGAAATTGATGAAGAAGATGACGATATGCTATCGGGTTTTGTGGTACTTAATATTAACAAAGTTAAGGTTGGTATTATGATAGACCGTGTGCTAAGAGTGGTAACCATAGCTAAAGAGCTGGTACAGCCGCCGCCGCAGGTTATTAGTGGTATTGGCAACGAGTTTGTCTCCGGCGTAGTAAAACAAGAAGACGGCAGCTACCTTACCATTTTAAGTACCCGCCACCTCTTTGACGTGAACGAGCTGCAACGGCTCACCCGCTAG
- the pnp gene encoding polyribonucleotide nucleotidyltransferase, with translation MNSAKIMLGEHELVLETGKMARQANGAVLAKYAGVSVFATVCCSASEGEPMDYVPLSVEYNEKYYAAGKIPGGFLKREARPKDKEILVSRLIDRPMRPLFYKEFGREIQVVPTTVSADQVNPPDTIGMLAAFAAVAISDIPFNGTVAAVRVAYLNGEYVINPTFEQIEKAELDIVVAASMDGICMVEGGAHEVSEDLMLGAIAKADEKLKELLAFIKKFGEDFGKEKLPLPPAKSKLDAEAAIKAMAAPLLAEAAYVQGKQARREAINKVYNEVVTQFAADYDEEQTKKLNELFEEIERDIVRQTILDKNLRIDMRKTNDIRAINCEVGLLQRTHGSALFTRGETQSLGVTTLGTTFDEQIMDDIDGDRRERFMLHYNFPPYSVGETGRLATGRREIGHGHLAQRAVEPILPNYTDFPYTLRVVSEVLESNGSSSQATICSASLSLLNAGVPIKASVAGIAMGLIKEGERYAVLSDILGQEDHLGDMDFKVAGSLKGITAFQMDIKCSGITLDIMKQALAQAHEGRIHILGIMNACLNQPAAEVSIWAPRIDNFKIDVDKIGAVIGPGGKNIKAIAEKSGAKIDIADNGMITVSARNYEGIELAKAAILGMVAEPEIGTIYNGVVKTITDFGAFIEYLPGKEALCHISNIASVRVENVRDYLQEGQEVRVRLIEIDKMGRAKLSITDADKADWKAGPPAARSGRSPR, from the coding sequence ACGTGCCGCTTTCGGTGGAGTATAACGAAAAATATTATGCCGCCGGTAAAATACCGGGAGGTTTTTTAAAGCGTGAAGCTAGACCAAAAGATAAAGAAATTTTGGTAAGCCGCTTAATAGATAGACCCATGCGCCCGCTTTTTTACAAAGAGTTTGGCCGCGAAATTCAGGTAGTGCCCACTACGGTAAGCGCCGACCAAGTAAACCCGCCCGATACCATCGGTATGCTGGCCGCTTTTGCCGCTGTAGCTATCAGTGATATTCCTTTTAACGGTACGGTGGCGGCGGTACGTGTGGCGTATCTTAATGGTGAATATGTAATTAATCCTACCTTTGAGCAAATTGAAAAGGCCGAGCTGGATATTGTGGTGGCTGCCAGCATGGACGGTATCTGTATGGTGGAGGGCGGCGCCCACGAAGTAAGCGAAGATTTAATGTTGGGCGCTATTGCTAAAGCCGATGAAAAACTTAAAGAGCTGCTTGCTTTTATTAAAAAGTTTGGCGAAGATTTTGGCAAAGAAAAATTACCTTTACCGCCTGCTAAAAGTAAGTTAGATGCCGAAGCAGCTATTAAGGCAATGGCCGCTCCTTTGTTGGCGGAGGCCGCTTACGTACAAGGCAAACAAGCTAGGCGCGAAGCGATTAACAAGGTGTATAACGAGGTTGTTACCCAGTTTGCGGCAGATTATGACGAAGAACAAACTAAAAAGCTTAATGAATTGTTTGAAGAGATAGAGCGTGATATTGTAAGGCAAACTATTTTAGATAAAAATTTACGTATTGATATGCGTAAAACTAACGATATTAGGGCCATTAACTGTGAGGTTGGCTTGTTGCAGCGTACTCACGGCAGCGCTCTTTTTACACGCGGCGAAACCCAAAGTTTGGGGGTAACCACTTTAGGCACCACCTTTGATGAGCAGATTATGGACGATATTGACGGCGACCGCCGTGAACGTTTTATGTTGCATTACAACTTTCCGCCTTATAGTGTGGGCGAAACCGGCCGTTTAGCTACCGGTAGGCGTGAGATTGGACATGGTCATCTTGCTCAGCGTGCCGTTGAGCCTATTTTGCCTAACTACACCGATTTTCCTTACACGCTTCGGGTGGTAAGCGAGGTGCTAGAGTCCAACGGGTCATCAAGCCAAGCTACGATATGTTCGGCCAGTTTATCGCTGTTAAATGCCGGTGTGCCTATCAAGGCTAGCGTAGCCGGTATTGCTATGGGTTTAATTAAAGAGGGCGAACGTTATGCTGTGCTTTCAGATATTTTAGGGCAAGAAGACCACTTAGGGGATATGGATTTTAAAGTTGCCGGCAGTCTAAAAGGTATTACCGCCTTTCAGATGGATATAAAATGCAGCGGTATCACCCTAGATATTATGAAGCAGGCCCTAGCGCAGGCGCACGAGGGACGTATCCACATTTTGGGTATTATGAACGCTTGTTTAAACCAGCCGGCCGCTGAGGTAAGTATTTGGGCGCCGCGTATCGATAACTTTAAAATTGATGTTGATAAAATTGGGGCGGTGATTGGGCCCGGCGGTAAAAATATTAAAGCCATTGCCGAAAAAAGCGGGGCTAAAATTGATATTGCCGACAACGGCATGATTACCGTTTCGGCCCGCAATTACGAAGGTATCGAGTTGGCTAAAGCCGCTATTTTAGGTATGGTGGCCGAGCCCGAGATTGGCACCATCTATAACGGTGTAGTAAAAACCATTACCGATTTTGGCGCTTTTATTGAGTATTTACCGGGTAAAGAGGCGCTTTGCCATATTAGTAATATTGCCAGTGTGCGGGTAGAGAATGTACGCGATTATTTGCAAGAAGGGCAAGAGGTTAGGGTAAGGCTGATTGAGATAGATAAAATGGGGCGCGCTAAATTAAGTATTACCGATGCCGATAAGGCTGATTGGAAAGCCGGGCCACCGGCTGCACGCAGTGGAAGATCGCCTAGATAA
- a CDS encoding NAD(+)/NADH kinase: MLGPILLMANPTKDKAASLLPNIINFLTKHNITYEQHDGSPITKSYPLAITLGGDGTVIRGGRLLYGLNTPILAINVGTLGFLSYFKAGEWQQALAMLLNDDLIYTNRTLLNIKIKRHNEIVYSDIAINEAVVTCYEHLRMVNINLTINNENLGTIKADGLIAATATGSTAYSLSCGGPIMPPEARSLILVPISPFSLAMRPLVVPQSDEIVFNIKDYQRAKLVLILDGHAEFPLKEHDKVIITADEQTLKLYGPNNLQFYQLLRQKLGWKGLPEGIAN, translated from the coding sequence ATGCTAGGCCCTATTTTATTAATGGCAAACCCCACTAAAGATAAAGCAGCTTCGCTTTTGCCAAACATAATCAATTTTTTAACCAAACACAACATTACTTACGAGCAACATGATGGCAGCCCGATAACCAAAAGTTATCCCTTAGCAATAACTTTAGGCGGTGATGGTACGGTCATTCGCGGCGGACGCTTACTTTATGGTTTAAATACCCCTATTTTAGCCATTAATGTTGGCACACTTGGTTTTTTATCTTATTTTAAGGCCGGCGAATGGCAGCAGGCACTGGCTATGCTGCTTAACGATGACCTTATTTATACCAACCGCACACTGCTTAACATTAAAATAAAACGTCATAACGAAATTGTTTACAGCGATATTGCCATTAACGAAGCCGTCGTAACCTGTTACGAGCACCTACGTATGGTAAATATTAACTTAACCATTAACAACGAAAACTTAGGCACCATCAAAGCCGATGGCCTGATAGCAGCCACCGCCACCGGCAGTACGGCCTACTCGCTCTCTTGCGGCGGGCCTATTATGCCGCCGGAGGCGCGCTCACTTATTTTAGTGCCAATTAGTCCCTTTTCGTTAGCTATGCGGCCTTTAGTCGTCCCGCAAAGCGATGAAATTGTTTTTAATATTAAAGATTACCAACGGGCCAAATTGGTGCTTATTTTAGATGGCCACGCCGAATTTCCTTTAAAAGAGCACGATAAAGTTATTATTACCGCCGATGAGCAAACTTTAAAGTTATACGGCCCTAACAATTTACAATTTTACCAGCTATTACGGCAAAAATTAGGCTGGAAAGGCCTGCCGGAAGGTATAGCTAACTAA
- a CDS encoding DUF5312 domain-containing protein: MLDKLRAGINYDESALISKENNETGDLISEKAALSLWERLKIFLLSFFNRDKYDDVLKGHLLNKNSKEIKSSFSGFINFENKRYLAPFYNNFEELANSIAIFKKPLDNALSENRQEFYAFLGGDESPNLQQQLIDATNPYSIAASQPDYDSYTLRTTIKSNCSELIREIIAESRSAISGRTRSLAHLERLTAFNFDKALALFSKDKSVSYQIMDKPLKKLNAILYSFQNPPSARLLELLFLFSYKCNGVADDLIVAKLEGDLKKAIYALEVIKKFNKFPLTKAIKVLEQDYFYKPDLLSGGEDWANLYQKFWTNRADKAVKFFIFERKYNEQVTLITILLNEEKFPLLPYYSQQGWPEPLHAIQQCSLALVNSFFTKIYDYYQTAAIKPLLENANFFKKDNKAALLEVIDMLAKVHIDLNNFAASIMEGDLALILNRGINDKEGEAKQQDAAVTANRLAATIVQNAIDAMRILTLIFEGIVKSNIVGGKFGGISNLGELDLQKVNFSTELNDIYNQCAALTAALSDMKDLEERMANLEREVAGESLAF; this comes from the coding sequence ATGCTCGATAAATTGCGAGCCGGCATTAACTATGATGAAAGCGCCCTAATAAGTAAAGAAAATAATGAAACCGGTGATTTAATTAGTGAAAAAGCGGCTTTATCGTTGTGGGAGCGTTTAAAAATCTTTTTATTAAGTTTTTTTAACCGCGATAAATATGACGACGTATTGAAAGGCCATCTTTTAAACAAAAATAGCAAAGAAATTAAAAGTAGTTTTAGCGGTTTTATTAACTTTGAAAATAAACGTTATTTAGCCCCTTTTTATAATAACTTTGAAGAGCTAGCTAATAGTATTGCTATATTTAAAAAACCATTAGATAATGCGTTAAGCGAAAACCGTCAAGAGTTTTATGCTTTTTTAGGCGGTGATGAAAGCCCAAATTTACAACAGCAGCTGATAGATGCCACTAATCCCTACAGTATAGCGGCCAGCCAGCCCGATTACGATAGTTACACCTTACGAACAACGATTAAAAGTAATTGTAGCGAGCTTATACGCGAAATAATTGCCGAAAGCCGCTCCGCTATTAGCGGCCGTACACGCAGTTTAGCTCACCTTGAGAGGCTAACTGCTTTTAATTTTGATAAAGCTTTAGCGTTGTTTTCTAAAGATAAAAGCGTTTCTTATCAAATTATGGATAAACCTTTAAAAAAACTTAACGCCATTTTGTATTCGTTTCAAAACCCTCCTTCAGCTAGGTTACTGGAACTGCTTTTTTTATTTAGTTATAAATGTAATGGCGTAGCGGACGATTTAATAGTAGCTAAATTAGAGGGCGATTTAAAAAAAGCTATTTATGCGCTAGAGGTTATTAAAAAATTTAATAAATTTCCTTTAACTAAAGCTATTAAAGTGTTAGAGCAAGATTATTTTTATAAGCCCGATTTACTCTCCGGTGGGGAAGACTGGGCAAATTTGTATCAAAAATTTTGGACTAACCGGGCCGATAAAGCCGTTAAATTTTTTATCTTTGAACGTAAATATAATGAACAAGTAACTTTAATTACTATTCTATTAAACGAAGAAAAATTCCCGTTATTGCCTTATTACAGCCAGCAGGGCTGGCCCGAACCTCTGCATGCTATCCAGCAATGTTCGCTAGCCTTAGTAAATAGTTTTTTTACGAAAATTTACGATTATTATCAAACTGCTGCCATTAAACCGTTGCTAGAAAATGCTAACTTTTTTAAAAAAGATAATAAAGCCGCTCTTCTCGAGGTTATAGATATGCTGGCTAAAGTACATATCGATTTAAATAACTTTGCCGCCAGCATAATGGAAGGTGATTTGGCTCTTATCCTCAACAGAGGGATTAACGATAAAGAGGGCGAAGCTAAACAACAAGATGCTGCCGTTACGGCTAATCGTTTGGCGGCTACCATTGTGCAAAATGCTATCGATGCGATGCGTATTTTAACTTTAATCTTTGAGGGTATCGTTAAAAGTAATATTGTTGGCGGCAAATTTGGCGGTATTAGTAATTTAGGCGAATTAGATTTACAAAAAGTTAACTTTAGCACCGAACTTAATGACATTTATAACCAATGCGCCGCTCTAACGGCCGCTTTAAGCGATATGAAAGATTTAGAAGAGCGTATGGCTAACCTTGAACGGGAAGTAGCCGGCGAAAGTTTAGCTTTTTAG
- a CDS encoding GGDEF domain-containing protein → MLIVISLFISSLLLIFLIKLYMRNKQLKKLFEESSHFFATRDQLTGLYNRLFFDEYYLAEVNRVLNFINNNPNEEERQFFAVSLLEIANLATINRQFGRATGDKVLKQLADNLNKLTFSRDIVSRYAGGKFAIIFINTNQSQEVKQKLEQIKAKLLAINNIDGRPLTLQLKLGSAFFEEDFIADDNFSLLAACEAQIK, encoded by the coding sequence ATGTTAATTGTCATCAGCCTCTTCATTAGCTCATTATTGTTAATTTTTTTAATAAAGCTTTATATGCGTAATAAACAGCTAAAAAAATTGTTTGAAGAAAGTAGCCACTTTTTTGCCACGCGCGACCAATTAACCGGCCTTTACAATCGCCTATTTTTTGATGAATATTATTTAGCCGAAGTAAATCGGGTGCTTAATTTTATAAATAATAATCCTAACGAAGAAGAAAGACAATTTTTTGCCGTTTCTTTACTAGAGATAGCTAACTTGGCGACTATAAACCGGCAATTTGGCCGGGCAACCGGCGACAAAGTTTTAAAGCAACTTGCCGATAATTTAAATAAGCTTACCTTTAGCCGCGATATTGTCAGCCGTTATGCCGGCGGCAAATTTGCTATTATTTTTATAAATACTAACCAAAGCCAAGAGGTAAAGCAAAAACTGGAGCAAATTAAAGCTAAACTGCTGGCTATTAATAATATTGATGGCCGGCCGCTAACTTTACAGCTTAAGCTAGGTAGTGCCTTTTTTGAAGAAGACTTTATTGCCGATGATAATTTTTCGCTGCTAGCGGCCTGCGAAGCCCAAATTAAATAA